The DNA window TCCATCATATATCAAGGTGGAAGGTTCGCCAGCTCCATGAACACTCATCGGCAGATCATGGGAAATCGTTACTTCTCCGGATGAAGCTTGGGGTTCTTCCGTCTTCGGCGCCACCATGGAGTTGTCCTGAACTTCGTTAGCCATTCCACAatttgaaaatggaaaaatcAAGAAATAGCCGCGAGATTTTCTCTCACCTGCTCTGGGAAAAGGGGGGGGGGCAATTGTGaaagtaattattaatatttttttaatttttgtcatataatatttttttatataaaatttgaagttataaaattaactataaattattatgaAGGTAGATGTAggttaatgttaaaatattttattaataatatgacTGTAAAattaagggaaatttgacgaaattaccctaaagatttatgtttttacatCCGTGGTAACCCACTAATTTATATTGATTTGGTGGTCACTTtgtttttttggacgaaaataccctCTTTGCGTAACGCGAAGGAGTTTCGCGTTTCGCAAAGTGTATTAGGATTtgtataaatacttaaaattttaatttcttttattttctttctctcttctctctctactcttGTTCTCTCTTTGACGGCGGCGGAGGAACACAATACAGATGGATGATAAGAACTCTAActctaaatcgatttatgttaaTCATatagatttatgttcttattttcatgatcttcatttcaaatcctaaccctaaatcgatttatgttcatgtttccattttcttcatttcaaaactctaaatcaatttatgtttttatttccattatcttcatttcaaaatcttaaggctaaccctaaatcgatttaacatgtcttattattcttatttgttcatattggttaatattttgttcatcttattgttcatattggttttaCTATTCGTTGTTCAtattgtcgatgatgatatttacaGATAATCTCGTCGATGATCATATGGGTtctgtttcagggaagattcaattttcgcgttacgcgaaggtCCATCCTAGTGGGAAGAGACAACTATATGATTTTATGGATGAAAAATGTGACTTAGATTCCTTCAACCAACATTTCCAAGGTTTTTGCTTCCCTCCTCTCCtctatattgtttttaattaattgacatCCAATTGTTGTTTATACTATATGTGAACAAACCGTGTAGGAAAAACGATGTTGAAATATGAGTTGCAGTCGTATCAAGAAATGGTTGTGAAACAAACGAGACAAATGGATGAAGATAATCAGCAACTCGTTTGGTTTAAGAACAAATTGGCAAAAGAACAGATGCGGTCTAGAGGCCTTGAGGAATCGCTAACAAAGTCATTATTTCCTTAACAAAGTCAAATACACAGGATACTTTGACAACAAACCAGACAACATTGGATCTAACATTCAGAGAACTTGCATGTCAGTAATGGGACGCCACATTTCATATGAATAGGCGATAGCATGGAAAGTCCTTGCTGCCAAAGAGAACAACGTGCATTGCCTTGCATTCTCCTTTGTTAACTAGTCATTTGTATGGGTGACGATCCTTACAATTCATTATTAGTAGTCCAAATGTGTCATGCCAAGAGAAGAGAGATCAAAGACGATGACGAAGAAGATAATGTTTGTGAAAGTCCTTGCCACGTGCTttttaatagttatttatttcatttgattGCTCTAAATATTTTGGCAGCAGATCTTTTGTTGGGACTTTATACTTTTGAGtagtctattatttaattacttataaGTGTATATTAGTTTCATTTTCTGAAAGaggttttatttgattaatttttttgattttgaacCCAAATTGCTAATGTTTCTTTTTAAGGAATGCTTAacttttatatcataatttcaATTGGATAGGGCACCTTAAGTGGAGAATTAGGGTCACGATAGCTATTGCTGTGATCCCGATAGTTATTGCTCCCCCAGCAGACTAGGATATTGATGTTGTTGAGGCTGAAGAGTTTGTTGAGAGTACGTTTGCTGATATGggatgacgatgaggctgacGACGAGGGTCACGAGGAGCCTCAAGAGGAGGATGACGAGaaggagcacggttccactctCAACCCATAATCGACAGTTAACTTGTTTAcaattagttattgtttgaattgattcacatatctaattatgaatttgataattttgaagaatcttctgcccgcgaGAGAtaggggaagaacaagaatattgtgCTATCTAAGAGGtcagcggggacaaggattcctctgaCTTTTAGAgcggtagatgggaggcccgaTGGTGCTGACGAGGGAAGAacaaggtggtctagacatatggggtcggttgtgcgggactcctcagccgtctcacaccgtcttctgaAGTGGAAGacattaagtgctgaccaattggattacatTTGGACTGCTATGACGGTAataatattacttaattatacattaatcattcaataattttttataacatttgaatatttttattttcaggatccgttcgagtcTACTAACGGTCTTATTGTTTCTTatcgaaagaccggattgggacacgccaagcAGATATGGGATAAATGGCACTTGGATTTGAACAAGGAATATATCCGTGTCCATCAAGGAGATGAGGCGGTGGTACTGGCCAAtactccaccagactacgatcgagatgattgggagtttgtgtgtcgcaaccatttcttcacggaaaaaattaaggtacggtttcataattcaaataaaatatgatattaattattctaacttcatttttttatttgaaattcagaAAAACAATAGTACAAATATTGATAACAGAAAGAAGCTaaaattcccacatcatacAGGAAGTAGACTGTTTGctcaagttgaagaagagttggtaagtacattatttgtaataacttaatataaagatttttattaattatataaatcatttatttcaacaggcgctTGAAATGGGACGTGCACCATCTGtcgttgaagtattcaagaggacccgtaccccaaaaccgacaaaagaaaactcaaCCCCCGTCCCAGACGAAcgcgtgcaagagaaaattgtaagtgaattgaatttaaataaattacttatagctagtttatttattattatataaatgacaaattatttcaaatgtgcaggttgagatggaggaagtaagaAGTAACGAACCAGAAATATCCgactttgagttgacggagaGAGTGTTCGGACGCCAAAAGCATGGGAGAGtattcggtatgggatcaggcgtccgacccacacactttcgtgaggatcttCGAAGTGCcaacaattctcaacgagccaCTAATCGATTGTTTGAGAAGAATCAAAGAATGATGACGGAACtggaggaattgaagaaaatggatgaagaaaaaactcaaacggttaatcaaatacaagcggaaaatgtagaattgatttcaagaatggatAGGGAAAGTGCAAAACAGAAGAAGGAAatgttagaattgaatgcaagattagagagttttgaaatgtttatgcggcagtatcaaccacctcctccccccaccagctaattctaagacgtttcgactgtatgaattgattgaatatgtttaatgttaatgtaaaacatgttgttTGGATTATTGGTTTGgttgagaattttggaatgatcatttgttttatgaatgtcatttgttttatgaattgattggtttggctgaacaggtttcggttgagcacaaaacaatcgggctattttatacattttgtagggaaaaaccgaaaattAAATGGAatttttcggtttttcttcgaaggtcaaaaccgagagttcttcATATATATCTCGGTTATatgtgaaaaggaaaaaccaaaagttaattGGACAACTTTtagtttttccctttgaagaaaaaccaaaagtattgctattaactttcggtttttcccattgaagaaaaaccgaaagttttgatattaactctcggtttttcttcaaagggaaaaaccgaaagttaattggaaaactttcggttttttttcaatggaaaaaaccgaaagttttttggaaaactttcggttttttcctttgaagaaataccgaaagttttccaattaactttcgttttttctctcgggtatctaaaccgaagactctacgatatctctcggtaaacgcccaattgtttttaacgaaagagtcaataccgaggaatTGCGAGAGTTaccttaactctcggaattgggtctataccgaaagctttagggtcaaaaccgagagtttttactctcggttttgaccccttttttactagtgtaagccgactcttaccactagtCTACCTTGGTGGAGGTAAAAATGTGGGCACAAGGGGGTTAAGCACATAtcccacaaacacacttaaccatttaaataGACGAATAACTTATCGCCTAACGGGCTCGAACTCATGACCTCTCAAGGAAgctggggatatccacctcttattacCGCAAGACTAGAAGAGGGGGGAAATTGAACAATATATTAAGCACATaacccacaaacacacttaactatttaactagGTGCAAAAATTGTCGTCTGATGGACTCAAACCTAGAATCTCAAGGAGGTTGGAAATATCCACATCTTGTTGTCGTTAGGCTATAAGAGGGGATAGGATGCTGTTATAGAAGGTTCATACTAGTGAAAATgtagctgatatgttgacgaaaccAGTTACTACCGACAAGTTCAGACATTGTTTGGGCTTGTTGAATGTCTCAACTGGCTAAGGAATGGTGGTAGGTCGGCCCACTTGGAGTGACTGAAACTCTATACTGTTATCTTCTAAGAAGGcttgaatttctcaaagatggaggTATGTGATTTATCTCCTATGAGATGGAATATTctccaaggtggagattgttatgTAGGTTACTTATATATACACATGTTAATTAAGTTTAGAGTTTATGGGTTGCGCCTAAAGTAGTTTAGTCTTTATGACCTAATTACTACTCTATAAATACCATGTAATACATAATTTAATCCTAaaagtgaaataatatatttgacgACACTCCCGAGGACGTAGACAAtttggccgaacctcgttatatcttgtgttctttttatttctttctgtATTGTTATAGTTTATGTGGTTACTCGAATCAACAACACTTATATTTTTCAGATAAGATAATGTTTAAAGACTTCTATACAATAATGTTAAAAGTTTAATCTCACTTAAGTAGCACTAATTGAAAATTGACATAAACATATCACCATGCATTAAATTTTCATACCTCACATTAATGATATGaattatcaattaattgaattaatttgtgTGATCGTTGTTGGGTCTTATTGTGATTAAATACAACAACAAGCTTTTTGgttctatattaatataattaattaataaaattatttatattgaaaggtaactaattaattatgggtggttaatttataaatttaattattttaattaataagttatgtTTTGATCGgatttatttattgaaagaaGATAACATACAGgacatttcatttaaattttaaagttctTAGTTAGAACTAGCAAATTAGTTCTCTTTTCGTTACAAAGAttaatcaaagttttaaaacatcaatattttatattatattttaaaaaaatatatttttaatttaaaattaataagtaaggtcatatatttaaaaaaaaaaatatttattaaatattcaactaaattgataaatattaaatattatatgatcaaaacaataataaattagataaaaaaaaagaattacatGTAGACTCTTTATGGAGTAATAACGTTGGAccagttaaaaatattatattatcgaAATATTATGTAACcgataaagtaataatttattattttacatgtataataataaaatataattatattgaatttcaaaatttaaattctttataGTGGAGTTCATTTATtgtataaattgttattaaagtaaaaatgattattatttcATGTATTACATGTTTATGTCTTACAAAACTACATTCTTTAgccatataaatatatttaacagataattttaatttagttggttagagtattttattaataatttaaaaatcattgTTTGAAGACTTTCATACACATAGATTCAGgttatgtttaataaataaatctttttaacTTGTAGTACTAATCATTCAAAGGTCAATTGTTGAAAACTTTTATATTGATCTTGTATAAGagcttagtttttttttttgctgcGCCCTAGTCTAACGGTCCATTTACTCTTTTAcgtttatctttttttcaatCACTTTTCTTTTTCGATGGCGAGTAACAAACAAGGATTTCACCGAGCCCTTGCCGTTTCCAACATCAAGAATCATTCTCTATGGTTCTTGAGTTGGAAAACGTTCAATACACGACATGGGCGGAGTTGTTCAAGATCCATGCTCGTTCTCATCGGGTCCTTCATCACATCATCCCGTCGGTCCTTGTTCTACTTTCGCCATCGATGGATGAAGAGAAAGATATGTGGATAACTCCCGATGCCACTGTCCTTCAGTGGATCTATGCCACAATCTCACAGGATCTTCTTCACACGATCTTGGAACTAGACTCTACAGCTGAGCAAGCCTGGACACGACTACGTGGGATTTTTCAAGATAACCGTCATTCGGCTATCATGGAAGATTTCCACAACTATCATGGAAGATTTTCATAGGGTCTCGGCTTATTGTCAACGTCTCAAAGTCCTGGTCGATCAGTTGAAGGGCATCGGTAGCCTGGTCTCGAACGACATCCTCGTATTGCAGTTGGTCGCAGGCCTTGCGGAGGCGTACAACGGGGTGGCAACGTTACTCTGGCAGAGTGATCCTTTGCCTCAGTTCTATCAAGCGTGATTTTGAAGAAATCTGGCTTGGCGAAGCGGGTGGCCTCTGGTTCAGCACCGATGTCGGGTGTAGCTCTTGTCTCCGACATGTTTGGGACGAATGGGTCACAACGTATGTCATCTTCTGGATCTCGGCAGAAATCAAAGAAGAAGGGTTCTCGTAATGGGGGTCGATTAGGGCAGTCCCATTACCAAGTCCAAACTCATCCTCCTTCTCCTTGGCCGCAACAATGGGCTAGTCATTTAGGACCACCATCATTGCCTTGGTAGTGGCCATGGGTTTCTCCTCCATGCCCATATCCAACTACTCAATGGAAGAGACCTCCTTCTAGCCCTCGTCCGTCGACACCACAACAACAGTCGGGTCTCTATGGCCCGTGTCCACAAGCATACATGGCTTAGTCTCCACCAACCCTGACAGATATTGAAGCGGCTATGTATACCCTTGGTATTACCTCCCCTGATCCGACATGGTATATGGACACTGGTGCGACGTCCCACATGACATCTCAACAAGGTACTCTCTCGTCTTATTTCAATTCAGGCATTAAACATGATATTCTTGTAGGTAATGGTAATACGATTCCGGTTTCGGGTATTGGGCATACTACTATTTCTTCTTCGAATCCTAAACTTACCTTGAATAATGTTCTACATGCTCCTGCTCTTGTTAAAAATCTagtttttattcataaattcaCTACGGATAATTCTGTGTCGGTTGAGTTTGATCCTTTTGGGTTTTCTGTTAAGGATTTTCGGACGGGGACACGTCTAATGAGATGTAACAGTCGGGGAGATCTATATCCAGTCACAAATGGGAGACATGTGTCGTCGTCTGTTTTTGCTGCTTTGTCGCCATCTTTGTGGCATAATTGTCTAGGTCATCCTAGAAACTCTAGTTTTAAATCtcttagattaaataaattaattcattgtaATAAACAACATGTTTCTCATATTTATCCTTTGTGTTCATTGGGAAAACATGTTCGTTTACCTTTTAAGGCTTCTACTTCGACTTCTTTATTACCGTGGGACATTATTCATAGTGATGTATGGATGTCTCCTGTATTAAATTCTATGGGccataaatattatgttttgtttttgatgatttttcgtCGTTTTTGTGGACTTTCCCTTTATCTCATAAATCCCAAGTGTTTAGTGCTTTCTTGTAATTTCGGACACTCGTCAAAACCCAATTTGAGAGagatataaaatcatttcaatgtGATAATGGGAGGGAATTTGCGTCCATGCATGGGATGAATTTTCTCTTCTTATGTCCTCACACTTCGTCTCAGAACGGCAAAGCTGATAGACAGTTTTGTACTATCAATAATATGATTCGTACTTTACTCACTCATGCCAAGATACCGACATCATTTTGGCACCATTCTCTCGAAATGGCCACGTACCTCCTAAATATTCTTCCGCATAAACACATGACATACGTTACTCCGTTACAACGTTTATATCGCAAAGATCCAATATATGACCATTTACGCGTGTTTGGGTGTTTGTGTTACCCTTTATTTCCATCCACAACGATTCATAAACTTTTTCCACGTTCTACCCCATGTGTCTTTCTTGGATACCCATCGAATAACCGAGGCTATAAGTGTTTTGACATGTCaactaataaaatcattatttgtcGTCACGTCATCTTTGATGAGTCTCgttttctttttgttgaaatTCAGTCACCTTCACTCTCATATGATTTTCTCGATGATCCTCCATCACCATATGTGATTCATCATCAGTCTAAATTTTCATCTCCATCGCGAATGTGGTTTCAGAAACTTGTTGGATACAGAATTTACTCCTAGAACTTCATTACCCGGTTTCTACCGCTACTCTTATTTATTGTGACAATATGAGTACGATCTACCTCTCTAGTAATCTCGTTCAACACCAACGGACCAAGCACATTGAGATGGACATTCACTTTGTTCGTGAGAAGGTCTCTCGCGGTCAGGTTCGAGTTCTTCATGTCCCATCTCGCTTTCAACTTGCGGATATCTTCACGAAGGGGCTTCCGAGAGTTCTTTTTGAAGAATTTCGATCCAATCTCAGCATACATCGCCCACCTGCTTCGATTGCGGGGtgtaataaatgtaatatttattaatatgttgGAGATAacagtaaataatatataatcaattagtggatctcaatataatatataatcaatttaatatattgagattCCTAAATGAGTGGATCTTAATATGATaatcttgtatatatatttacatcttTGGAATGAGAATAACAACGTATTGTATTCTTTcagtgatttttttattttattttcaatttaagttACCCGGTCCAAATTTTAGGACATTGATTGAAAGaatcaaatgaaattataaaaaggCAAAACTTTACGAGGACAACCTTAATTATTTGGAATCTAGCTATGAAATTTGTTGATATATGAGTGTGGAAATCAATAACCTTTATTTTTAGGGTGTGGATATAATAGTAAATAAGAGTTAGCTAGCTAATTGCagttatttgtaatatattaatattaaatatagaaaattttattattagtattggattttccagaaaaaaaaaattatataagagCTTGTTCTGTTTTGggattaatatttgaataatgtgtttgagaaaataatttatgattgaatattgagttgcttaatattaaaaatctttaagagctttattttttttccataaaaaaGGTTAAATTTCATGTATGTGACCTTTCATTTGTTAGGTGGTTTGAGATGAATGAGACAGGCTCCACCAAGCCGCACACCAAGTTAATTTGTATGGTATGCAATAATTGATATCCTAATACATTGagtttcaaataatattttagttagatttaatattttttatttacaaaactagTTGGACGTCTTACTTCAAcatagggctgcaaatgagtcaagtcgcTCGTGAGCTACTCGCGAGCCGCttggtcaaagctcgacttgaacTTGACTTtaatcgagttcgagccgagcttgagtcggctcgtttaatattcgagccgaactcgagctcatataatgcttgctcgatggcttgtcgagctttttcgagccggataatataatatattttttatttatttttaatattaaaatttaaaacaatattttttctctttcgtCCTCTCTTTTCAAAGCCCATATAATAGGCCCaatccatattattatattatattatctaaagcAAAACCTTAATTTCAATCTTaataactctttatttttttcttctctcttccGTCTTCacaatttttcttcttcatcatcgtcatttcttcttcttcaagcatttcctcttcttcttatcttcttattctttttcagcatttcatcttctttttcttttttcgttCTTACTATTTCTTTCACTCATTGATAGTAGGTTGATTCcatttttcatattatctttcatctacaatatttctctcattcattcacaaTGCTATTTTTACTTTTACTATAGATAACTTTGATTTCCTCATGTATGATGAGAAACTAATGCTTATAGGATGAATgaatatagaaaaacactaatattatatatatatatatatatatataaaagcatgAAATTATATTAGAGATTGGATAAATAtagaaacattattatatataagggaaatttgatcaaataacctcaaaggtgaggttatttgatctgatggtaatttgataatttatttgcgctcgtggtgattttattttttttggacgattttgcccttgtcgcgaaacgctaagtgacttagcgtttcgcgaagtgacgatatgtgaaatgtccagattacccttactatttaatataacctccGTACTTTTTtgtcatttcttttcttctccttctctctcttcccgctcttctcctccttctctctaaactccggcggcggcggcggcgaacTCTTCGGAGATCTGTTCTTTCGAAATCCACTATGAGCTCtacgacgagcacgagcactgttccaataggtacgtctataagcatgttttattgatgttcggttTCTGAGATTGATTAGAgtttacttcccgtttcgctaagtgcctagcgattcgcgaaggcc is part of the Impatiens glandulifera chromosome 1, dImpGla2.1, whole genome shotgun sequence genome and encodes:
- the LOC124939096 gene encoding uncharacterized protein LOC124939096, with the translated sequence MVLELENVQYTTWAELFKIHARSHRVLHHIIPSVLVLLSPSMDEEKDMWITPDATVLQWIYATISQDLLHTILELDSTAEQAWTRLRGIFQDNRHSAIMEDFHNYHGRFS